From the genome of Phycicoccus duodecadis:
GAACAGCATCCCCTGGGCGACCACCGGAACCGTGCCGGTGTGCCGCGCCTCGCCGGTGGAGCCCACGCCTACCTCCAAATGATGAGCCGCCTGTGACGACGACTGTACGCCGGGAAATGACATCGACGTCACTTCCTCGGATACCTCTGTGACTGGTGTGACAGTAGGGGTGGATGAGTCGGCGGTCAACGACCGCGGGGCCCGCACGCTCACCGGCGTGTCGCGCAGGGGTCAGGAGCCCTCTTCGAGGTCGAAGTCGTCGGCGGAGACCTGGTCGAGGAACTCCTTGAACTTCTCGACCTCGTCCTCCTCCGGCTCGGCCATCTCGACCCCGGCCTCGGCCAGCAGCTCCTCGTCGGCGCAGATCTCGGCGCCGGCCCGCAGGGCGAGGGCGATCGCGTCGGAGGAGCGGGAGTCGACGTCGGTGCCGCCGGCCTCGGGGCCGCCGTCGATGACGAGCACGGCGTGGAAGACGCCGTCCTCGAGCGAGGTGATGCGGACGCGGGTCAGCGTGTGCCCGGTGTCCTCGATGACGGTGCGCAGGAGGTCGTGGGTGAGGGGCCGCGGGGGCACCACGCCCTGCTGGGCGTAGGCGATGGCGGTCGCCTCGGCCGCGCCGATCCAGATCGGGAGGTAGCGCACCCCGTCGCGCTCGCGCAGCAGCACGATCGGGTGGTTCGTCGGCATCTCGACCCGCACACCGAGGACGTCCAGGACCTTCACCACGCCACCGTACCCCGCCGGTTCAGCCCGGGCCGCCGGAGCCCGCGAAGCCGCCGCGGACGAGGGCCGCGTGCAGCGCCAGCGCGTGGTGGGCGGCGTCCGCCCGCGCCTGCTCGGCCGCGCCCGCCCGCAGCCCGGCGGTGGCCTGCTCGAGCAGCCCCGACTCGCGGTCGGCCGCCGCGCGGAAGACCCGCAGGTGCCGGGCCTCCAGGCCGTAGCGCGCCAGGCCCGCGGCGGCCGTGGCGGCGCGCAGGTCGTCCTCGCCGTGGCTGCCGTCCGGGGCCGGCCGGAGCAGCCCGTGCTCGACCAGCGACGCGACCTCGGGCGCGTCGAGCCCGCTGGCACGCACCAGCTCGGCGCGCGTCAGCCGGATGCGGCCGCGCGCGAGCAGGTCGTCGACGTCGGGCACGTCGGTGTCCGGAGACGGGGCCGGCAGGCGCGGCCCGTCACCGACGGGGCCGGGCTCGAACCCGCGGTCGGCGGCGGCCAGGGCCTCGCGGATGGTCGTGAGGGGCCAGAACCGGTCCCGCTGGGCCCGCAGCACCCATCGCAGCCGGTCGACGTCGGCCCCGGTGAACTGGCGGTACCCCGCCGCGGTGCGCGCCGGCGTCACGAGGCCCTCGGCCTCGAGGAAACGGACCTTGGAGATGGTGAGGTCGGGGAACTCGTCGCCGAGGGCACGCACGACCGCCCCGATGCTGAGGGGCTTGCCGGCCGGGGTCACGCCGCGGGGTCAGCCCTGGGCGGAGGCGTAGAAGACGAGCCGGAACTTGCCGATCTGGACCTCGTCGCCGGTGCGCAGGACGGCCTCGTCGACCAGGTCGCGGTTGACGTAGGTGCCGTTGAGCGACCCGACGTCGCGGACCACGAAGGTGTCGCCGGAGCGCCGGAAGACGGCGTGCTTGCGGGAGACCGTGACGTCGTCGAGGAAGATGTCGCTGTCGGGGTGGCGCCCGGAGAGGACCTCGTCGTCGTCCAGGAGGAAACGGGCCCCGGTGTTCGGGCCGCGGAGGACGACCAGCAGGGCCGTCCCGGCCCGGAGGGCCTCGACCGTCGCCAGGTCGGCCTTGGTGAGGACGTGCTCGCTCTCGGTGGCCTGCTCGACCCGGGCCCCCTCGACCGCGTGGAACCGCATGGTCGTGGGCTCGGGCACCGCCGAAGCGGCGCCCTGCTCGCGCTCGTCTGCTGCCATGTCGACCGTTCGCCTCCCTACGTCACGTCGCGGAGTGCCACCCTAGATCACCAGGGCGTCGAACTCCCAACGATCGGGTCGACGGCCGAGGCCCGGTGCGGCTCAGGAGAGCTGGGAGGTGTACCCGTCGACGTCGAGGAGCGCGTCGACATCGGCGGCGTCGGCGGGGCGCAGCTCGTACATCCAGCCGTCGCCGTAGGGGTCGGTGTTGACCAGCTCGGGGGTGGCGTCGAGCGCCGGGTTGACCGCCGTGACCTCGCCGCCCACCGGCGCGTAGAGGTCGCTGACGCTCTTGGTGGACTCGACCTCCCCGCAGGTGTCGCCCGCGGCCACGGTGTCGCCGACGGCCGGCAGGCTGACGTAGACCACGTCGCCGAGGGCCTCCTGCGCGAACGCCGTGATACCCACCCGCACGGTGTCGCCCTCGGCACGCAGCCACTCGTGCTCGGCGGTGTACCGGAGGCCGGCGGGGTACTCGAGGTCGCTCATGTCGCTCCTGTTCGCGGGCCCGGGTGGGCCGTCAGGGGGTGGTCGTGGGGACGGGTCGAGCGTACTGAGGGGTGGACACGCTCAGCAACGCGTCGACGACGACACGGGTGCGGATGTCGACCGTCGCCTCCCCGCCCACCCGTCGCACGGTGGCGGTGACACCGCCGGGGATCTGCATGGCGCCGGCCAGGGTGTTGGAGTCGCCGATGACCCGCAGGACGTAGGGCGGGCGGACCTCGACCCCCGACACCGAGATGCCGTCGCCGCCGTCGGCGAACCAGGTGTCGGCCACCACCCGCACGTCGCCGACCTGGATGGCCTCGGCGCCCGCGTCGCGCAGCTCCTGGACGGCGTCGAGCAGCACGGTCGAGGGCACCTTGCCCTCGGGGTCGTCGATCCGCAGCGTGATGCCCTGGCCCACCGCGGGCGCCGTGCCGGCCAGGATGCCGAGGGCGTCGACCCGCTCCTTGGCGGCGCGCTGGGCCTCCTCCTCGCCCGTCGAGCGGCTGTCGAGGAGCTGCAGCGAGGTCTGCAGGTCGCGGATCTCGGACGAGAGGCGGTCGCCGTCCTGGTCGACGTCGGCGAACAGGCGCACCAGCTCGTCCTCGCGCAGGGTCTCGAGGCCCTGTACGGAGGTCTGGCGCACCTGGGCGATGATCGCGAACCCCAGGGCGATGGCCAGCACCATCACGAGGATGTTGGACCGGCTCATCGACGGCGCCCCGGCCCGGCGCAGCCGCGCCCACGCGTGCCGGGCGTCCTCCGGGGGCTGTGGGGCGCGCACGGGCCGGTCGGGGTCGGTCATGCGTCGAACAGGTGCCGTCGGATCGAGGCGACGTTGGAGAAGATGCGCACCCCGAGGACGACGACGACGCCGGTGGAGAGCTGGCTCCCGACGCCGAGCTTGTCGCCGAGGAAGACGATGAACGCGGCGACGACGACGTTGGAGAGGAACGAGACGACGAAGACCTTGTCGCTGAAGATGCCGTCGAGGATGGCCCGCACCGCGCCGAAGACGGCGTCGAGGGCGGCGATGACCGCGATGGGCAGGTAGGGCTGGAGCCACACGGGGACCGCCGGCTGCAGGAGCAGCCCGACGACGATGCCGATGGCGAGGCCGATGGCGGGGATCACGACGCGCTGCCTCCCGTCTCGGTGCTGGTCGTGGCGGAGGGACTCGGCGTCCCCGGCGACCCAGTATCCATGGGTTGCGCGTAGCGGGTCGTCAGGCGGGACGCTGCGGGGACGGTCAGCCGCTGCGACACCTCGGTGTCGGCCCGGATGCCGAAGGTGCTGTGCAGCGTCGAGATGTAGGTGCCCCCGGGACCGTCGGCGAAGTCGCCGGGCAGGTCGCGGGGCGGCCCGAGCGCGGTGACCACGTACGGGCGGTTGAGCGCGCGGTGCCCGACGACGATGGCCGAGCCGGCGAACCGGATCTCCGAGAGCGAGGTCAGCCGCATCCCGTTGATGCTGATCGCCTCGGCCCCGGCCTGCCACAGCGCGTTCACCACGATCTGCACGTCGCGCGAGAACACCCGCTTCTCGCCCGCGTCGGTGCCGGTGGCCTGGTCGGCGTCGGGTGCGTCGTCCAGGGTCACCGTCATCCCGGGGCCCTCCATCGGGAGGGCGCCGACGGCGATGGCGAGACTGCGGCCCCGGGCCAGCTCGCCCTGGTCGCCGAGCCGGCTGGCCTCGCGCGCGGTGAGGTCGGCCTGGAGCGTCTGGGCCTGGGCCGAGAGCCGGTCGACCTGGGTGCGCCGGGCGGTGATCTGCTGGATGAGGTCGGCCCGGGCGGCGGCCCGCGGCGAGTCCGCGGCGGTCAGGTTGGAGGCGGCGACCCCCACGACGAGCCCGATGACGAGCACCGCGCCGGCCAGCAGCGGGGAGCGCAGGGTCGTGGCCCGCGGCAGCCCCGCGGCCTCGCGACGGTCGGCCGCCGCGGCGTAGCCGGGGTCGAGGGGGCGCTCGAGCATCGCCCGGATGAGCGTCATGGAGGCGTCCGGGCGCCCCGGGGTACGGCGCCCCGCGCGGGAGGGTGCGGGGTCCGGCAGATCGGTCATGCGGGCACCCGTCCGGCCGCGAGCAGCCGCCGCAGCTGCACCGCGTAGATGACGCCGGACAGCCAGTACAGGGCGATGCCCCACCACGCGAAGCCCCAGCCGATGGGCTGGGCGATGCGGGCCGCGGTGCCGTCGCCGTCCGCGAGCAGCAGGAACGGGAAGGCGTAGAGCAGGTTGAAGGTGGCGGCCTTGCCGGCGAAGTGCACCGGCAGGCCCACCCAGCCGTGCCGCTTGGCGACCAGCACGACCGCGCCGGCGAAGGCCTCACGGGCGAACAGCACGACCACGACCCACCAGGGCAGGATGTCGCGCCAGGCCAGGCCCAGCAGGGTGGAGGCGATGTAGAGCCGGTCGGCGACGGGGTCGAGCAGCTGGCCGAGCCGGGACTCCAGCCCGTAGGCCCGGGCGATCTTGCCGTCGAGGTAGTCGGTGAGGCCGCTGGCCATCAGCAGCACCAGGGCCAGGGCGTCGCGGCGGGTGAGGATCGCCCAGAGGAACAGCGGGACGGCGACCAGCCGCAGGGCCGACAGGGCGTTGGGGACGGTGAGGACGCGTGTGCTCACCGCCTGCTGCGACATCTCGCCCGCCATGGCCGCCACTGTAGGGGGTGGGCCGTACGGACCGCCCCGGCGCTCGGGCGCGCCTCCTAGGGTGGGACGGTGAGCACCCCCATCCTCGGCGCGACCGAGGCCGACCTGCGCCGAGACCGCACGA
Proteins encoded in this window:
- a CDS encoding bifunctional nuclease family protein; this encodes MKVLDVLGVRVEMPTNHPIVLLRERDGVRYLPIWIGAAEATAIAYAQQGVVPPRPLTHDLLRTVIEDTGHTLTRVRITSLEDGVFHAVLVIDGGPEAGGTDVDSRSSDAIALALRAGAEICADEELLAEAGVEMAEPEEDEVEKFKEFLDQVSADDFDLEEGS
- a CDS encoding MerR family transcriptional regulator — translated: MTPAGKPLSIGAVVRALGDEFPDLTISKVRFLEAEGLVTPARTAAGYRQFTGADVDRLRWVLRAQRDRFWPLTTIREALAAADRGFEPGPVGDGPRLPAPSPDTDVPDVDDLLARGRIRLTRAELVRASGLDAPEVASLVEHGLLRPAPDGSHGEDDLRAATAAAGLARYGLEARHLRVFRAAADRESGLLEQATAGLRAGAAEQARADAAHHALALHAALVRGGFAGSGGPG
- a CDS encoding FHA domain-containing protein — protein: MAADEREQGAASAVPEPTTMRFHAVEGARVEQATESEHVLTKADLATVEALRAGTALLVVLRGPNTGARFLLDDDEVLSGRHPDSDIFLDDVTVSRKHAVFRRSGDTFVVRDVGSLNGTYVNRDLVDEAVLRTGDEVQIGKFRLVFYASAQG
- the gcvH gene encoding glycine cleavage system protein GcvH, with product MSDLEYPAGLRYTAEHEWLRAEGDTVRVGITAFAQEALGDVVYVSLPAVGDTVAAGDTCGEVESTKSVSDLYAPVGGEVTAVNPALDATPELVNTDPYGDGWMYELRPADAADVDALLDVDGYTSQLS
- a CDS encoding DUF881 domain-containing protein: MTDPDRPVRAPQPPEDARHAWARLRRAGAPSMSRSNILVMVLAIALGFAIIAQVRQTSVQGLETLREDELVRLFADVDQDGDRLSSEIRDLQTSLQLLDSRSTGEEEAQRAAKERVDALGILAGTAPAVGQGITLRIDDPEGKVPSTVLLDAVQELRDAGAEAIQVGDVRVVADTWFADGGDGISVSGVEVRPPYVLRVIGDSNTLAGAMQIPGGVTATVRRVGGEATVDIRTRVVVDALLSVSTPQYARPVPTTTP
- a CDS encoding small basic family protein — protein: MIPAIGLAIGIVVGLLLQPAVPVWLQPYLPIAVIAALDAVFGAVRAILDGIFSDKVFVVSFLSNVVVAAFIVFLGDKLGVGSQLSTGVVVVLGVRIFSNVASIRRHLFDA
- a CDS encoding DUF881 domain-containing protein → MTDLPDPAPSRAGRRTPGRPDASMTLIRAMLERPLDPGYAAAADRREAAGLPRATTLRSPLLAGAVLVIGLVVGVAASNLTAADSPRAAARADLIQQITARRTQVDRLSAQAQTLQADLTAREASRLGDQGELARGRSLAIAVGALPMEGPGMTVTLDDAPDADQATGTDAGEKRVFSRDVQIVVNALWQAGAEAISINGMRLTSLSEIRFAGSAIVVGHRALNRPYVVTALGPPRDLPGDFADGPGGTYISTLHSTFGIRADTEVSQRLTVPAASRLTTRYAQPMDTGSPGTPSPSATTSTETGGSAS
- a CDS encoding CDP-alcohol phosphatidyltransferase family protein, coding for MAGEMSQQAVSTRVLTVPNALSALRLVAVPLFLWAILTRRDALALVLLMASGLTDYLDGKIARAYGLESRLGQLLDPVADRLYIASTLLGLAWRDILPWWVVVVLFAREAFAGAVVLVAKRHGWVGLPVHFAGKAATFNLLYAFPFLLLADGDGTAARIAQPIGWGFAWWGIALYWLSGVIYAVQLRRLLAAGRVPA